In Phocoena phocoena chromosome 7, mPhoPho1.1, whole genome shotgun sequence, the genomic window AAGCCATCGGATTGCATTCCTCGATGGAAGGTGGCAATCCTTATCCCCTTCCGGAACCGCCATGAGCACCTCCTGGTCCTGCTCCGACACCTGATTCCCATGCTCCAGCGCCAGCGCCTACAGTTTGCATTTTATAAGGTGGAGCAAGTTGGCACCCAACCCTTTAATCgagccatgcttttttttttttttcctttggtacacgggcctctcactgttgtggcctctcccattgcggagcacaggctccggacgcgcaggctcagcggccatggctcacgggctcagccactccgctgcatgtgggattttcccggactggagcacgaacccgtgtccgctgcatcggcaggtggactttcaaccactgcgccaccagggaagcccgagccatGCTTTTTAATGTGGGTTTTCAAGAAGCAATGAAGGACTTGGGCTGGGACTGTCTTATTTTTCGTGATGTGGATCATATACCAGAAAGCGACTGTAACTATTATGGATGTGGAACAGATGCCAAGGCACTTTGCAACTAAACTGGGTAAGTACATGTATCTGCTTCCTTATACTGAGTTCTTTGGCGGAGTGAGCAGCTTAACAGTGGAACAGTTTCAGAAAATCAGCGGCTTTCCTAATGCTTTCTGGGGTTGGGGTGGAGAAGATGACCTGTGGAACCGAGTACAGAATGCAGGCTGTTCTGTGAGTCGGCCGGAAGGTGACACAGGGAAGTACAAGTCCATTCTTCATCACCACCGAGGAGAAGTCCAGTTTCTTGGAAGGTATGCGTTGCTGAGGAAGTCCAAAGAACGGCAAGGGCCGGACGGCCTCAACAACTTGAACTACTTTGCAAACATCACATACGATGCCTTGTATAAAAACATTACTGTCAATTTGACACCCGAGTTGGCTCAGGTGACCGAGTACTGAGACGAGGGGAGAATATATGTTTGCTTCACCCACCGCCCCCAAGAAAGCAGCCTGGCGACATGTCTAGGGGCTCcgcagaagaagaaaacagaaatccagTGTCTCATGAAGGATCACAGGGttcaaggaaaaaatgtaaacagagCACATGCACAAAACGCCTTCACCATTTGGACTCACTGGGCTTGAGGGAGAAGGCCGGGAACTGACTTTCTCTTTTCACAAGGCTGCTCTTCTCCCCCATCTTCTGCCCTGATGTCCCATCTCCTCCACAATCTCCAGAACCAAAGCTGTGATCCGCCACCATCCCGCCACAAATGACCTAGGGAGCTTCTTGGCCTTCAGAGCAAAGAGGCAGACCCACCACAGGGCAGCTGGGTTTTAGGAAGGGCAAAGGAAACTCCACACAACCATTCTTCTACATCTCTTGTGTTCTCTttggtttcattaaaaaaaaaaaaaaaaagaggcagcagAAGGGATCCTTATGGTGATGGACCTCTTATCTATTTGGACAGTGGAAGTGATTAGATGAATCTATACATGCAATATATAATTGcacattattgggcttccctggtggcgcagtggctgagaatctgcctgctaatgcaggggacacgggttcgtgccctggtctgggaggatcccacatgccgcggggcaactgggcccgtgagccacaactaactgagcctgtgcgtctggagcctgtgctccgcaacaagagaggccgcgatagtgagaggcccgcgcactgcgatgaagagcggcccctgcttgccacaactagagaaagccctcgcacagaaacaaagacccaacacagccaaaaataaattaattaattaataaactcctacccccaacatctttaaaaaaaaaaaagaggtgacatAAAGAAAATTGCACATTATTAAATGCACAAAACAAATAAGTGCATGTATAACTTAAGAAATACGGATCGATCATTGAATTATAGCAATGTCAATAGTTTGATTGTGATATTGCACTATAGTTATGCAAGGTGTTATCTGGGGGAACTGAGTAAAGGGTACATAAGATCTCGCTATATTATCGTACAACTGCaagtgaatctacaattatctcaaattttaaaacataatttttttttagtttggaccttttgactgccttcatccagttcccctccccccaccctctgcctctggtaaccacaaatctaatTTCTAGatgagtttgtttatttattttagaagtacaattgacctacaacactatgttagttcctgttatacaatacagtgatttgatatttctatacatttcaaaatgatcaccacagtaagtctagttacaatgtcaccatacaaagatattatatagttatggactatattccccacactatacatttcatacccatgtctcatttattttgcacctggaagtttgtacctcttaacctccttcacctatttcccttccccccattatttttttttaaatacagaaaactagagaaaaaaaaatctctcttccaTGACTGGCCCAGTAAGATATTAATCTCGCCTTTTCTGTCAGTCGAATTTCTTAgtactctttttctttatttgatcCATGTGTTTATCCATGTATGTGTTTGGAGCAGAGTGAGTTTTCAAAGCTGAATTCACGCTGCCATATGAGCCCAGAAGACCTCACTTTAACGAACTATAGAAGCATTGAAAGGCTGCACTCAGAGTCAGTGCTGGGCAGCAACTCCATCCAAACAGTTCTCCCTTGGGGTTAACATTTTCATGGTAATTTGAAGTGTTCACAATATTACTCACTTCTTTACAACAGTTTTATTAAGTTATACAAGAAATTCATCTTCTctacagagaagttaaaaattcaaagaagtaaaagaaaaaataaaaacccaactaATTTCTAATCTGATTTTGGAAAGTAAACTTGTCACCTCAGAATAAACTCCAGAACCATTTTGCTATTAATTGAGCTGTTTAGCAGAAAGTTTATCAAGACAGAATATGGATTTTACTAAACAGGACTCAATTTATAATTAGCAATCATTTGGCTCTTCTCACCTCTGAAAACTGACCAATAGTCAGAATTTCACACCTCCAAATGAAAATTGGCATCCACTGTTTTGAGATAACCAGAGGAATGGCAGCGTTCAATGTAAGCAATATGACAAAACCTCATAACTTAGGGCTTACTGTTttgaaaagtgtaaaataaatcagataatTAAACTGATGAGATATTCAGAAAAGTAGTGCTTAAATGTTCTGGGCCTCGATGGTAAAGGACAGCTGTTGGACTTAATGAACATACTCATATGATGATAGTTCTAGGAGGGAGTTGGATGTTTATATCCATAAAAAGGTGGAAGATAATGAAAGATTCAAATGAGGTAATCATTCCTTAATAAGGTCTACTAAGGCTTTAACATTAGGCCATTAGAAAAGAATCTGATGAGCAACTGTCAGGTTTGTATCAGAAGCAATCAAGCATGTGTCCAAACTCCACTGCTGTTACGTGAGTGTGAGGGATGGAAATGGCACACAGGCTTTGCTGAAGGACAATCATCCTATGATAATGAAGTGGGGGTTAATGCTAATGCAGGATATATTTGGAAACTTAAGCAGGTGCTTTGGGAAAGGCTTATCTGTGGTCAAATGCTGGTCTCCAAGGAAAGCAAAGAGATGCCTGGGCTCCCTGTTATCTGAATGGTTGGTGGAGATGCTCCAGTTGGTTCTGAAGGCACAAATGCCTAAGAGTTATTACTGATTTTTAATATCCACCTAGGTCTTTAGGTCTAAATGCTGGGGAAGTGGGCAGATACATGGGACAGTTATGGACTCTGTTCACCCCATTAACTTAAGGTTGAGATAGACAGTCCTGATAGCTATCTCCAGACCCCCTTGTTTCCAGTCCCCCCTGCCACCATTGTCTGTGAAGTCTTCAAAAAGGAGAAGCACTTCCCAAGCAGGAGACCCTCGTCTACTCCCATCCTACCCTCCAGCTGCCTAGGAGGAAAGAAAGCTAGAGAGAACCAAAAAGAGGGAGTTTAACTCCATTTTGCTCCTCCTCTGAAATTTCTATTTCCTTAGCACAGAAGACCCCTTATGTCTTCTTGAAAAGTGAATTTGGGCAGAAGGGAAGTTATGACTGTGCCCTAGATGTCAAAGTATTTATCAggagtatatggggagggggcatTCTCCTCCTACCCCCTTGTTCATACCTCAACACCCTGGAGCAGGACATTGATGAGAGTCCCATGTCCATGGGGTCTTTCCTGGATGGGTCTAATGTGCCAATGGCTCATGCTAATCCTTGggtcactttttttcccccttttgggtTTTCCTGACTTCAGATGGAATTGCTTCATAGAGCCTGATCTTCTATAGCTGCTTTAGACCTTCACCTGCTGGAAAGGTCTGAAGTTCTCCAGCTTTTTAGTGTCATTAGTGGATAAGTTGAAATTGGAGTAAGAGGCTGAATGTCTCTGCACATTACGCAAATCAACTTTGCCAGCACCGTACTACTTTCCTCATCGACTCCTTGAATCTAGCTATAAATaggttagagctaataaatgaggaGTGAGTGATGGGTCCTCTCCACTTCTAACAGCAAAGTAAAACAAGGGTATCATTGAACCTTAAATGCAATaaacaattctttattttttaaaataaatttatttatttattttatttatttatttttggctgtattgggtcttcgttgctgtgcacaggctttctctagctgcagccagCAGAGGGCTACTCTtggcagtgcacgggcttctcattgcggtggcttctcttgtgtggagcctggactctaggtgcacaggcttcagtagttgtggcacgtgggctctagagcacaagctcagtagttgtggcgcacaagcttagttgctccgtggcatgtgggatcttctcagaccagggatcgaacccatgtcccctgcattgccaggcggattcttaaccactgcgccaccagggaagtcccacgataAACAATTCttgaaagagaaaggaggggcAACTCAATTattgagaggaaagaaatatgaCTGGAAAAAAGAACATAGCAtatatgttcttttctctttatatatatatatatatatatatatatatacatacatacatacatatgctgGCGTGGTAGCAAAATTTCAAGAGCTACATTGAGGTGGAATGCCAAGTTTGGGCATATTTGGGGAAATATTGGATGGGCCACCCAGAGTCTATTTAAATGAGTTTGAGCAACTTCCTGAGAGAAAAAGAACTCATTCTAGAAAAAGGAATCTGGCTCAATACTTTGAATTAGAATGTTACTAATTCTTAAATATGGATGAGAAGGGCAGCTCTGCGGGTAGTAGAGTGTTTGTCCCTGGGATATTTCTCCTGATCCAGATCTCCACTAGAAACATGTCTAAGTCTGTTGTACTGCCTgtgtagtattttattttgaaacagttCAGTATGAACAATGTGATATATGTgtgtaaattaattttaacttacATCTAAGGGTTAGTATAGTCTTTGGTTAGCACTGGAAATGCCCCAATCTTCAATCCACACACCAAAAACAGCTAAGAAGTATTTCAGATACCCTCATCAAAATctagccaagggcttccctggtggcgcagtggttgagagtctgcctgacgatgcaggggacacgggttcgtgccccggtccgggaagctcccacatgccgcggagcggctgggcccgtgagccatggccactgagcctgcgcgtccggagcctgtgctccgcaacgggagacaacagtgagaggcctgcgtaccgcaaaacacaaaaacaataacaaaatctaGCCAAGCACCCATCTTGAATACCACTAATTTCACTACCgaaaagttatttcttttttaaaaaattatttattaatttatttatttttggctgtattgggtcttcattgctgtgcgcaggctttctctagttgcaacgagtgggggctactctttgtagcACCGTCTCGTtgtcctggcttctcttgttgcggggcacgggctctaggcatgcgggcttcagtagttatggcttacaggctctagagctcaggctcagtagttgtggtgcacaggttaagttgctccgtggcatgtgggatcttcccgggccagagctcgaacccgtgtcccttgcattggcaggcagactcttaaccattgcgccaccagggaagcccccaaaaagcTATTTCTAACATCCTTTATGCTGATGAATCAAGTCATGTTGCTCTGATGTTCCTCTAAGAGAATCTAAGGAGAAAGGCACATTTTCCCCTACTTCCCAACAGCAGTCTGGGGATCAAGTTCCCCTTGAATCAACACTAGAAGCCTGTGATTTCTTGAAGGAGGCAGCAGAACCTGTTGGATGAGTGGTCTGGCCAAAGTGGTATCCAGCTAAGGCAGTGGCATCCGGAAGAGGGGATGGAAACAATGGAGTCATGGGGAAGTCTTGGCTGGTCCAACAGGTTCAGGAGAGACTGATGAACATGGCAGCACCCAGGGAAGTAAGAATGaagcaagaaaagagaatgaaaatatcaCAAATCACTAATGAGTCACCTCTGAGAACTCCCAGAAATACTTGATGGAGATTTTGTTGGGATTTGAGGGTCAGCACCTGAAAACACGGATTGCATATGTATAATTGCATCGGAGTGGGAAGTTAGACATGAAAATACTTAATTGCCATTGAAATCTGCAAAGGATCTCTCAAAGGGTACTTTCAATTCTGTACTTGGCCCAGCCAAATACAATTGGCTTGACTCCTTAGGCAGAACAGAAGGTACCTGGTAGAGCTAAGTTTTCATAGATGCATCTGGTTCCCCAAGAGGGCACAGAGCTAATACAACTGAAAAGGTGTACACCTGTGACTTCAGGCATCTTGTGAATGACCAGGCCTGGCTTAGTCATTCACAAGATGCTTAAGTTCAAAGCAGAGATTTTCATCTGGGAAGCAGGTTGGGGTGGAAGGAAATATTCAAAAGGCCTGGAGAATCTTTTCAGAACACAAATTCCCCAGGCCCCACTCTGGATCTATTGACCCAGAATTTCTAGTAATGGGAttgagaatgagtttgggatccCAGTATGTCTTCAGAATTTGGAGGCAACTGGAGAATCAAGGAGTTCTAGGGCAGAGAGGAGGAATATTTGCTCGTGTTACTAGGAGATGGGTAGGGAGGAACAGACCAGAGATACAGAGACTGGGGTTCCAGAGGAggtggaagggagaaggggagaagggcagGAACACAGGTGGTCTTAAAGGGAACCGGAGGAGAGGCCCTCCATTAGCTGCAAGAAAAAAGCCatgagagatcagctcggtgctttgtcaccacctagaggggtgggatagggagggtgggagggagggagatgcaagagggaagagatatggggacatatgtatatgtataactgattcacttcattataaagcagaaactgacacaccattgtaaagcaattatactctaataaagatgtttaaaaaaaaaacccacaacaacatGCATgtcttcagaagaaaaaaaaaaaggaaaaaggcatgAAAAGGTGTGCCTGTAGATGAGCCTGAAGCTGGAGGGAGTGCAGATAGCCTGAGGTTGGGGCTGAGGGTTGCCATTTTTTCTCTGGAGTGGACTGTAAGGCGTGACCGGctgcagagaaaggagagggaggttCCAAGAGGCGAAGTAATTTCTTTGAGCTTCTATAAGGGTGAGTGGCCGATCTGGGCTGCAAACTGAGGTCTGTCTCAGTTCAAAGTCCCTGTTCTTTCTCTGATTCACTGTCTTGTCTTTGTGCAGTACAGTCTAACCAAACCCTGATATTATGCCTTTCTGTTAAGTACCCTCCTTGAAAAGTCATTTTTGTCACAATTAATTTGATGGATGCTTGAGACACAACAGCTTTTTACATTAGACTAAATTGTTTCCACTTCTCCACAGTCATCTCTTTGGCTCCAAACCACGCTCCCCCAAGTCCCTGGTTAGTCAGGATCTGTAATCTTCATCGCTCAATGTGAAATTTAATTTGGGAGGAATCCCTCACTTCCTTGGTAACTATGTATGATTGCGCTACACTTTGggtccgcccccccccccaattatctttctaaaaagagatcttatttttttcctctgggatTTTTGGCTGCTGTTTGATTCTGAAAGAGCACAAAAGGAAAAGCAGATTTTCCATTCCTACCAACCTAAGCCTCCTCTCAACAAACCACAGAGCCCAGTGTCCTTTCCTCGGGGAAGCAGGTATTCATATTCCAGAGAATCCACCGAACTCTAAATACTGAGTCCTTGGTGCCCATCTGATGCCCATATGCCATCTGTGTGACAGTAACGGTGCTCTCCCGGCTACAACCTCATCGTAGAAACTCCATCCAAACACCTTAAAGAAAGAGCTCACAGACGTTCGGAAAAATACACAATAATCCTTGGATGATTAATTTAATATTCTTTGGAGACATTCTATAGATCACTAGGCTGCTGTTTTATTCTGGAAGCCATAACCTCCCCATTCTCATGCCTGTAATGTTTCATTCTGATTCATCTCAGGGCAAGGCAGATGATACCCAAATGTATGAACCAAGAGGCTGAAACATAGATCATTGCCTCCCTGATAAGAATATTAGTGCCTAGGAAGGAAGCCTTCAGCAGCAACGTTGAAATGACACATGAAAGGACAAATGATGTGGGGAACTTGTAAACCATTTCACATCTTGCCGAATGACTTTgtgtatttgtgatttttttaagatgACAATTTATGTTAGTGTTTTCTATGCTATTTGTCTAGAATGTAAACCTTACTTTAGCTTtccataaaataaacaaaacagaaatatagatctaaaacatgacaaaaatatgtgattttgtatatttgttttgttaCCCCATCTAGTTACTGTGTCTAtagcagaggttggcaaacttttttggTAAAGGACCAAAGAACAAAAATTTGGGGCTTTTCAGGTCATATAGTTTCTGTTGCAACTAGTCAGCTCTGTTATCGAAACATGAAAACAGCCATTAAACAATACGTAAATAAATGAACATGgctctattccaataaaactttatttacaacacaggcagtgggccagatttaATCTATAGGCTGCAGATTGCTGACCCCTAGAAGGTAAGCTACATGAGGACACTTGAGTCCCCTAACACACAAAGTTTGCTAACATTATTGAGAACTAATTATGTGCTAGGCATCATGCTTAAGATATATAAACTTTGTTTAATGAGGTGGGTATTACTGTTGCATTTTTTAGATTGAGAAATGAAAGTCAGAAAGCTTAAGTAACTTACCTGGGATCACATGGCTAAGTAGTGGAGTCCCATGGCCTGCCTTTCTGTTGGTGAGGGTATGGCACGGTTGGTGGGTACAGTGTGCCCTCTAGGGCACTAAGCTGGGATTTCTCTCACACCACTTATCAGATACTTGGGCTCAGGACCCCAGGAATTGTACCCTCAATTTCATATAAAAGCTGAGATACTAAGCAGTCTTGGGGTAAGAATTGTAACTGTGGTCCTTCGTGTTTTCCCCCGAGCTGTCCAGTGAAGTggttaggtgtgtgtgtgtgctctggaACCTGAGTGCCCGTGTTCAGATTGAAGTCCTGCTCGTGTGACTAGGCAGGTTGGTTTATGCCTCTGTGCTTCCTTGTCCTTGTCTGCTAAATAAGGATAGTGTTACCACCACCCAGGAGGGTTGTCGTGTGGATTAAAGGAGTCAATACACGTGAAATGCTTAAGCAGTGTATGATGAGCATTGCTATTTTAATACCAAACACAGGTCACGGCACAAAGAGTCTGCTTACACATGTGGCTGTCTGACAAGACTTGTGATCCGTGGGcaggaaaaggagggaaggaagaaaaagaaaagtaatatgaAAGATGAAGAAGGAAGACAAAGAGTAATAGGAACACAAATGATATGAGGGCGTTAAGGGCTGaggttttgaaaattatatttcgttcatgtaataataatatatgtggattgaagaaaaaaataaatatacccaGAACCCTCCTTACCCGAAGGTATATTTGGTATATTCCCTTCCAGGATTTTATATCTGTCTCATGTGTTCTAGAGATGCTTCATATGTTCTCCAGTCTGCATGTTCCACCAACACACGCCAGTTGCTCTCCTTGCTTCTTGCTCTGGACTGGCAGCTGCTCTGCGCTTCTCTCTCAGCATCTCTTGTGAGCACTTTGCTAGGCTTCTTCTGGTCACTTATGCCTGCTTTGCTGCAAAGGGTGGGCACTAGCCCGTCCTGTTATTCCCCGTAGCCTAGCTAGCATGAGGCAGTCGTGTTTAACAGACTTTACATGTCTTGAGGATCCCACAAGGGCACTTCAGTGCAGGAAAGGAAACTGACAACGGAGTATCTGACATTGCTGTGTCCAGCATCCATTAACCACACATATCCCACTGGACATCTCTTTCCCAAATCCCTGATTTGCTGCtactattgagaaaaaaaatatcagtagACAGCATAATGATGATGACTGATCAGACTGtaagctctgtgaaggcaggAACAGTGTCTCTTTTGCTTAATACTGTCTCCACTTCACCAAGCACAGTGCTTTGGCAAATAGTGGAGGCTCCATAAATACTTGTTATTTGAATGCATGGAGGTGCTCTGTACAGGCTCCCACTGCCTATCAAAGTGAAGGCAGActttggttatatatatatattttggggggaTTTCATCTTGTTTACTATGTTTGAGATtcattaggtttctttttttttaattttgaattttatttatttatggaatttttgaattttatttatttttttatacagcaggttcttattagttatccactttatacatattaccatatatatgtcaaccccaatctcccaattcatcacaccaccacccccgccactttctccccttggtgtccgtacgtttgttctctacatctgtgtctctatttctgccctgcaaaccggttcatctgtaccatttttctaggttccacatataggcgttaatatacaatatttgtttttctctttctgacttacttcaccctgtatgacagtctctagatccatccacgtctctacaaatgacccaaatctgttcctttttatggctgagtaatattctgttgtatatatgtaccacatcttctttatccattctcctgtcgatgggcatttaggttgcttccatgacctgactattgtaaatagtgctgcaatgaacattgtggtacatgtctctttctgaattatggttttctctgggtatatgcccagtagtgggattgctgggtcatacggtagttctatttttagttttttaaggaacctcctactgttctccatagtggctgtatcaatttacattcccaccatgagtgcaagagggttcccttttctccacatcctctccagcatttgttgtttgtagattttctgatgatgcccattctaactggtgtgaggtgatacctcattgtagttttgatttgcatttctctaataattagtgatgttcagcttttcatgtgcttcttggccatctgtatgtcttctttggagaaatgtctacttaggtcttctgccatttttggattgagttgtttgtttttataatatggagcttcatgagctgtttatatattttagagattaatccttggtccattgattcatttgcaaatattttcttccattctgagggttgtctttttgtcttgtttgtagtttcctttgctttgcaaaagcttttaagtttcattaggtcccatttgtttatttttgtttttatttccattactctaggaggtggatcaaaaaagatcttgctgtgatttatgtcaaaga contains:
- the LOC136125864 gene encoding LOW QUALITY PROTEIN: beta-1,4-galactosyltransferase 5-like (The sequence of the model RefSeq protein was modified relative to this genomic sequence to represent the inferred CDS: deleted 1 base in 1 codon) — its product is MMQAQGILIWDNMRTIGAQVYEQVVRSAYAKRNSSVNDSDYPLDLNHSETFLQTTTLLPEDFTYFANHTCPERLPSMKGPIAINMSEIGMDAVHELFSRDPTIKLGGHWKPSDCIPRWKVAILIPFRNRHEHLLVLLRHLIPMLQRQRLQFAFYKVEQVGTQPFNRAMLFNVGFQEAMKDLGWDCLIFRDVDHIPESDCNYYGCGQMPRHFATKLGKYMYLLPYTEFFGGVSSLTVEQFQKISGFPNAFWGWGGEDDLWNRVQNAGCSVSRPEGDTGKYKSILHHHRGEVQFLGRYALLRKSKERQGPDGLNNLNYFANITYDALYKNITVNLTPELAQVTEY